ATGATGATGATCTGCCAACGCCGCTGCCTTACCGTAACTTTATCGCTCAGATTTTAAGTGTGCCCATGTCCGCTCATGAAGCGTATTTCCGCTCCCGGTTGGCCGATGTAGAGGCACCAACCGCGCCTTTTGGTCTGATCGATATAAAAACGGCTGGCGAGCATGTGGACGAAACCATGCAGTATCTTGAGCCTGCATTAGCACAAGCAATACGCCACCGGGCAAACCGACTGGGTGTCAGCCCCAGCGTCCTATTCCATGTGGCCTGGGCACAGGTGTTAGCCCATGTCAGCAACAGCGATGATGTGGTGTTTGGTTCAGTCCTGCTTGGGCGTTTACAGGGTACGGATGGCGCAGACAGAGTAATGGGGATGTTTATTAACACACTGCCGCTGCGCATTTCCCTTAACGACCGCAGCACAATTGATGTCGTACGCTCAACCTATGATGAACTCATCTCGCTTCTGGAGCATGAACAAACGCCGCTGGCGCTGGCACAACGATGCAGTGGCGTCATGCCGCCAATGCCGCTATTCAGTACGTTATTCAACTTCCGTCATAGTCAGCACAGTGCAGCTAACAACGACACGGCCACCAGAGTCTGGCAGGGTATGCGTCAATTAACCGTGGAGGAACGCACCAACTACCCGTTAACAGTATCGGTGGACGATCTCGGTAAAAATTTCCGTCTGGTTGCCCAAACCAGTCCAGAAATTGACTCTAGCCGTATCACCCAGTATCTGAAAACCGCGATTCAGGCGTTAATTGAGGCGTTAGCCACGGAGCCAGAGCGCCCTATTATGACGCTGCCGATCCTACCGGAGGCCGAACGCCGGCAGATCATGCTCGACTTCAACGCCACCGACGCCGATTTTCCGCAGGATGCGCTTATCCATCAGCTCGTTGAAGACCAGGCAGCCCGCACACCCGAGGCCATCGCCGTCCTCTTTGAAGACCAGCACCTCACCTATGACGCACTCAACCGCCGTGCCAACCAGCTCGCGCACCACCTGCTGTCACTCGGCGTCCAGCCCGATGACCGCGTCGCCATCTGCGTCGAACGCTCTCTCGACATGGTCATCGGCCTCCTCGGCATTCTCAAGGCCGGTGCCGCCTATGTCCCGCTTGACCCCGGCTACCCTGCCGAGCGTCTCGCCTACATGCTCGACGATGCCGCCCCCGTCGCCCTGCTCACCCAGGCCGGCCGCCACGAGCTTCAGACCGGGGCTCTCCCGCTCATCCTGCTCGATACCGCCGACTTCAGCACGCTGAGTGACCACAACCCCGACATCGCCGGACTCGATGCCCACCATCTGGCCTATGTCATCTACACCTCCGGCTCCACCGGTAAACCCAAGGGCGTCATGAACAGCCATCGCGGACTCTGCAACCGTCTCGTCTGGATGCAGAACACCTATCGTCTCACCCCCGATGACCGCGTGCTGCAAAAGACCCCCTTCAGCTTCGACGTCTCCGTCTGGGAGTTCTTCTGGCCCCTGCTCTACGGCGCGCGCCTCGTCATGGCGCGTCCCGACGGCCACAAGGATGCTGCTTACCTCGCGCAGCTCATCGAGCGCACCGGCATCACCACCCTGCACTTCGTCCCCTCCATGCTCCAGCAGTTCGTCCAGTGGGCCGATGCAGACTGTGCCTGTGACTCCCTGCGACGCGTCATCTGCAGCGGCGAAGCCCTCCCGGCCGAACTCCAGCAGCGCTTCTTTGCCCGCTTCAACGCCCAGCTCCATAACCTCTATGGCCCCACCGAGGCCGCCATTGACGTCACCTTCTGGGCCTGTCAGCCTGACGACCACCGCAGCTTTGTACCCATTGGCCGCCCCATCGCCAATACCCAACTCTATATCCTCGACGCCCTCGGCCAGCCCGTGCCCCTCGGCGTCGCCGGTGAGCTCCATATCGGCGGCGTCGGCGTCGCCCGCGGCTACCTCAACCGCCCCGACCTCACCGCCGAGCGCTTTATTCCCGACCCGTTCAGCAACCGGCCCGGCGCCCGGCTCTACAAGACCGGTGACCTTGCCCGCTGGCTGCCCGACGGCAGCATCGAGTACCTCGGCCGTAACGACTTTCAGGTCAAGCTGCGCGGCTTCCGTATCGAACTCGGTGAAATCGAAGCCCGCCTCATGCAGTGCCCCGGCGTGCAGGAGGCCGTTGTCGTCGCCCGTGAAGACAGCCCCGGTGACACCCGGCTGGTCGCCTACCTCTGCCCGCAGCCCGGTATTGAACTGATGCCTGCCGAGCTACGTCAGCAGCTCTCGACACATTTAGCCGACTATATGATTCCGTCAGCCTTTGTCATGCTGGATACTTTCCCGCTTACGCCGAACGGCAAGCTTGACCGCAAGGCGCTGCCCGCACCTGACCAAACGGCCGTCGTCAGTCATGGCTATGAAGCGCCACAAGGCAAGGTAGAAACGAAGCTGGCGCACATCTGGCAAACGCTACTGGGTCTGGAGCGGGTAGGACGGCATGACCACTTCTTTGAACTTGGCGGCCATTCGCTGCTGGCAGTACAGTTGCTCAACCATATGCGTGAACAGGGAATGGAAGTATCACTCTCCACCCTCTTCTCTCATCCGACGCTGTCCGATCTGGCCTTCGTGGTTGGCAGCGCGACCTTAGCGACATCAGACTCGCCGTTTGATGTGAACCCTGTACCGCTCAGCCCTGAAGGGAATCTCCTGCCGCTATTCCTGATACACGAATCGACGGGAGATCCGTTAGTTTATTCAACCTTCGCCACGCTGCTACCACCAGCCTTGCCCGTCTACGCGCTGCAGTCGCTAGGCCTGCATGCGCTGCCGTCACCGCCAGCGTCTATTGAGGAACTGGCGACGGGCCATCTGAATGCGATCCGTCGTATTCAGCCTCATGGCCCTTATCGCCTTGCCGGATGGTCATTAGGTGGATCGATTGCTTATGAAATCGGGCTACAGCTGATTAATAGCGGCGAGGAGGTCGCGTTTCTTGGCATGATCGATTCCTATAACTTCAATCGGACAGACGCGCAGTCTGGTGAGCCAAAAAGCGTCTATTCCCACAAGGACTTAAGCGACGAACAGGAAAATATCAATATCATCCTCTTCTACTTACGTAATCACATGACGACGGCCGATGAACACGAGTTGGAGGATCTGCGCACGCTGGGAGACATCGAGCTAATCATTGCGCGCTGTCATGAACGTCAATGGCTTCCGTCCGGTATTACAAAAGAGGATATTCTTCTACGCATCAACAGCCAAAGAGCGATCTTGCAGTTGTCTGAACATTACCGGGCTCCGGCTTCAATCCTGCCGGTTCACCTCTACCGTTCAGAACACACCACCGATGACGATATCTGGGGAGAATGGCAGGGCATCGTCGGTAAGGATTCCGTTCTTCATCCTATCGGTGGAACTCACTACACGATAATGCAGCCACCCTTGCTGAATCAGGTTGCCGACTCGTTTAGCGAATTCCTGTTACCGAATGACTATGTGCCAAACATCGTTATCCAGAACGGTACGCCGGGCGCGCCTCCGCTCTTTTGTATCCCTGGGGCGGGTGCCAATGCTTCCAGCTTTATTGAACTGGCGCTGGCGCTGCCGACGCAACAACCCGTATGTGCCTTACAGGCACGCGGCCTGACAGAAATCAACCAACCGCCTTACATCAGCGTAGAGGGGGCTGCACGAGCCTATCTTCAAGGAATACGGCAAAAACAACCTCATGGGCCTTATCACCTGCTCGGGCATTCCTTTGGCGGATGGGTCGCCTTTGAACTCGCATTACAGCTACAGGCACAGGGAGAATCGGTTGCCAGCCTGATACTGGTGGATACCGATGCTCCCGACATTCAGGGGTGCCCGCCAAAATCAATCGATCGCGTTGAGACGATCATGAAATTGATCGACATCTACAACATGATTCTGACGCAGCCTTTAGCGCTGACGCGATCTCAGTTTGTGGATATGGCACAAGAGGAACAGATCAAACAGCTGCACCGCGCTCTGGTAAAAGCCGGTATTTTCTCTACGCACACGACCACATCGCTGTTGCAGGGAATTGTTCAGGTTATGCAAGCCAATCTGAACACGGTGTATACACCACGCACTCACTATGCAGGTGACATCTATCTGGTCAGTGCCAAAGAGGGGGATACCGATGAAAGAACGACGAACGACAGCGAATGGAGGAAGCATGTTACCCAGTTAGACCCGGTATTGATGCCAGGCAACCACATGACGATGCTCTCAATGCCACAGGTAGAACGGCTTGCCGACTGGTTATGGCAAACCCTAAACCCTAGAAAATAGCGAAAGCAGACTGTTGACGCGGCCAGCGTATCAGGCTGGTCGCGAATCTCGGCATCGTGTACGTCTCAATAACGTGTGGACATAATAATATGAAAACGTCGACGACCAAAAAACCAGCGATACAGCTTTTACTCTCACTCCTGTTCGATTCACGATGGATACTGGCGATTGCCACAATAGCCAGCGTCACCAATGGCATTTCCAGCGTTTTACTGATTACCTTAATCAACAAAGCGCTGCTGACACACACCGATGACTATGCACCGCTCGCCTGGTATTTTGCCATATTGACTGTCCTGGCAATTGCCTGCCGTATTCTCAGCGGCGTCATTTTTGCCAGACTGAGCCAGGGAACCATGGCGAAAATGCGCGAACTTATTTCAAGCCGCGTGGCTCGTGCGCCCTTCCGTCAGATAGAAGAACTGGGTGCCTCGCGTGCGCAGTCGATCATCACAGATGACTCCACCAATGTCTCGCTCTTGTTTTTCACGCTACCGAACATTGTGATGCAAGGTTCTATCGTCATCGGCTGTCTGGGATACCTTGCCTGGCTATCGCTCCCTATCTTCTTTTTAGCGCTGGCAATTGTTGTCATTGGCTCGCTGGGCTACAGCCTGGGTGGAAGTACGGCGTTCACCTCTCTGAGAGCCGCTGGACAGGCACAGGATCGCTTGTTTACCCACTTTAATGCGCTATTTTCTGGAGCAAAAGAGCTCAAATTACACGTCTACCGCGCACACGCATTTCTCAATCAGTCACTTGGTAAAGAAATCGACGCCGTACGCAAAAATCGTACCCGCGCCTTCGGTGTTTATGCTTTCGGCGTTGGCTGGATTCTCTTTCTGTTCTACAGCTTCCTTGGTCTGGTCATTTTTTCTCCCACCGTAATACCCGGGCTTGAATCAACCGCGCTGGCAGGCTACGTCATCGTATTTTTATTCATGCTGATGCCGCTGGAAGGATTACTCAATAGCGTTCCAACGTTAAATTCTGCCCGCGTCTCATTACGAAGAATTAGCGCGATATTATCTGAGCTGGACGAGCGCGACGCCATCGATCATACCGTCTCCGCACATGAATTTGGCAATGCAGAAACTATCCGTCTGTCCGGTGTCCTCCATAGCTATTACCGTGAGAAAGAGGACCGCGTGTTTCAGCTAGGGCCTATTGATATGACGCTCAGGAGGGGGGAAATTACGTTTCTGATTGGCGGCAACGGAAGCGGAAAAACGACACTTGCCAAACTGCTGATCGGCCTATATACGCCGGAAAGCGGCACCATTACCGTTGACGGTCACGAGGTCGTTGACAGTAATCGAGCCAACTATCGACAACTGTTCTCCGCCGTATTCTCTGACTTCCACCTTTTTGAATCACTGATTGGGTTGAATGATACCGACTCAACGCTGGACACTCGCGCTAATGCGCTGCTGGCCAAACTGCATCTGGAACATAAGGTCACGGTAGAAAACGGCTATTTTTCTACCCGCAACCTCTCGCAGGGGCAGCGTAAACGCCTCGCGCTGGTCGTAACCTATCTGGAGGATCGCCCTTTCTACCTGTTCGATGAGTGGGCGGCCGATCAGGATCCCTTATTCAAACGCGTCTTCTATCAGGAACTTCTGCCCGAATTAGCCGCGCGTGGTAAGGCGGTATTGGCGATCACACATGATGATCGTTTTTTCCACTTGGCCGATCATTGTATCAAGCTCGAGAACGGTCGGCTCATCGCTGATGAAGGTAATGCTGTTTAGCCATGGGGTCACTCTGGTTCGATAATGGAGTGACCCCCAAATGCCTCTTAACGACTAAAAGAACCGCTTCGTCACGCCTGACGATAAACTCTCCTCGGTTTCGCCAGAATGAATGATGGGTGTAAGCAAGCGAAACACGCTCTGGATTACGTGCATTCCAGACATCTTCCGCAAGGCGGATTTTTTCCTGAGCACCTTCAAGGGTGAATGGTGGGCGATGCCCGTCTGTCGGGGTTACGCATTTCTGAATGTTAGATGTGTACGAAGCCGTCTTATGCCGTAAAGTGCATCTCGATTCGATTTAAGAATCTGTGATATCTGTTTTCCTTTAGCCTGGAGATGCCTATACGCGGCATCTCCAGGAGAGATAAAAAAACAGGGTTATTTATAGGCAACCGTCATAATATTTTTGACGTAGTTGCCATTTTCAATTTCTGCGACAAAAGCTTCAGCATAGTCAGGATAAGAAATACTACTCTGACCCTTCGTATCTTTTTGCAGTGTTTTAGCGGCGACATGATAATGACCTATCTTGGCACCCGGCCCGATTTCTGCTGCTGGTGAGAAGAATGTCCACTCCAGATCGCTTGCTTTATTGATAATCTGGAAGGCTCTGTCGTGTGCCTGGCCGTATGGCCTGTAGTCTTCAGGAAAATAAGGTGCATCAACCAGTTTAGAACCCGGTGCAACCTCAAGGCTGCCAGCACCACCAACAACAATGACACGCTTTATGCCCGCTACCCGTGCAGCCGACACAATCGCTTTCGCCGCTTCAGTAACAGTATCAATATGATCGCCATGTGCTCCATAAGCACTTGCGAGGACATCAGCCCCTTTGATTGCTTCAGCGAAAGCGTGTGTATCAAATATATCAACGACTTTAAATTCAACAGCCTTCAGTGCTTCCGGTGCATTTCGGGGAGTGCGGACAATACCAATGAGCTCATGCCCCTTACGGAGTGCTTCTTTGGCAATTTCAGACCCAATTTTACCGGTAGGCGCTACGAGTGCAATTTTCATGATTATTCCTCTGATAATGAGTAAGTATGCCTTGGTGTTGGTGAAACAATCAGTTGGCGAATTCAGTCTACTGGCTCATTGGGTATGAAAAAACAGCGTAGCGGTGGCTGATTTGTTGCGTAAATCAGTCAAATCGTAGGTTCTAGGTTTAATGTATACGAGCAATTTCACTCAATTGCTTTGCGTATAAAAACAACCTATAAATACCGATTGTTGATGATGTCAGCTTAATTCTGCGAGGTTGTATGGACCGGATTACTGCGATGAAGGTTTTTGTGACAGTCGTAACGCACAAAAGCCAGACCGCCGCCGCAGAGCGACTCGATATGTCGCGGGCAATGGTTACGCGGTACTTGGCCGAGCTGGAAAGTTGGCTGGGTGCAAGGTTAATGCACCGAACAACACGTCGCTTTGGCCTGACTCCAACCGGAGAGGCCTGTCTATTACAGTGTAAAGAGGTTTTGAACCGCATTGAGTTGCTCGAAGCCGAGTCAAAAGTTGATGAAACTGAACCCAATGGGCTGTTACGCATCACCGCCAGTAGCTGGTTATGGCAAACGCATCTTTCTTCAGCTCTGACAGCCTATATGGCGCGTTATCCTGCTGTTAAAATTGACTTAATATTGGGAGAACAGCGCCTTAATCTGGTAGAAGACAGTATCGATCTGGCCATACGAATAACCAGCGATCTTGAGCCAGGCCTAATTGCTAAAAAATTTGCCACCTGCCATACCGTAATTTGTGCCTCTGCTGCCTATCTGACGCGAAACGGAACCCCTGAGCATCCTTCAGATCTTACGGCACATAACTGTCTTACCCATGTTTATTCCACTAAGTTTGAATGGCAATTTCGTCACCAGAACGAATTATACAGTGTGCCGATTAGCGGTAGTCTTTCCACGAACGAAGGTAATGTATTGATGGATGTGGCACTGCAAGGAATGGGTATCGCAAAGCTGCCTTTGTACCTTGCGGCACCCCATCTGGAAAACGGTTCGCTGATTCACCTCCTTCCAGACTACAAATCTCATGAAATGGGTATCTATGGGGTTTACACGTCAAGACAATTCATGTCGAAAGCACTACGCGCATTGCTGGATTTTCTTTCCGCTTATTTTGATATGCCGAAGCGTCAAATAATGTAGATCCACAGCACTGAGGCTCCCATCGACCAGCCACATACAAACGCTTTATCCATTTCAAGCATACAGAAGAAGTCATTTAGATCAGCAGACAAGCGCGAAATACGATTGGCAAAGGTCACCTTGTCAGAGCTGCTGCCGGAGCATCCGTTGCCCTATTCTTCTTTGCATCTGGTATACAAAAGGCAGCAGCACATCGCCAAATTATCAGAACAACGTCGCGTTCCGTCCGATGCTTATCTCAGGGATAAATGATGTCCGCAGCATTCTCTCGATAAGATTAATGTCCGTATTTAAAATTAAAACCTAATGCATCACCCGTGGTGTCGTATTCGCGGAAGTTGTAGATCAGCGGCTTCCATTTTGATGAATCAACAACATCACCTGCTCCTAATAGTTCACTCTCCACCCAGACATTAACAATATCCAGTTCGACAAGAATAAAACGACCTTTGTCCGTCGTGCTTACGGTTTTACATTCCGCCTGGATAGGACATTCAATCACCCGAGGCGGTGTAATATCGGTAGAGGCTTCAGTGTGAAGACCGACTTTGGAGAATTTATCGTGGCAGACCTGAACGCCCCATTTAATCTGACCTTCAGACAACGTATCGCTTCCAGTCAACTTACCCAGTTCTTCAACTTTCTCCCACAGTTTGTAATCCGGAATATTGATGACAACATCAGATCCAGATAATAAATTACTGTAGGTTTTACTTCCTTTCGTAACACCAATAATAATTTTATCGCCGAGAGAAATTGACGACGATATAGAAGCGACATTGACCTCTCCATTGTCATTATCAATCGTCGTAACAAGGAAAACGGGGAAACCATAATAAAATGAACTGAGTTTTACGTTCTTTTTCATTTGAGTTAAACCTCATCATAGAGTGGCGTTATATTTTCTCATTTTTACTCTTTTGATTTATTTTTAACAATAACCCCAATTGAGTAGCGATGACGATGCTTTATTACATTCGACATCCCCAATAAGTAGACCATCAAAAAATAACTTAATGTAACTATTCCTTGATGTTAGTTTTCATTTCAATCCATCGGCGAAGAAAAATAACCGACATGAGAAACGTTGAACCCTGATAATACGGCCTTTCTACGCAATGTTGCGGTATTGTAAAAAATTAATTAGCAGAAAATAATTCACAAACATTAAAAGAGGTATATGATATGCACTATATGGTTTTTTCCTTCCCGCCCTGCAATGTAGCTGGGTAAAGCATGAGGTTTAAACATGGAACGAATTGTTATACCAGCGAATTATGTTCATACCCGTACAACACCTTTCTGGACAAAAGAAACAGCCCCAGCGTCTATCTGGAAGCGCCATTTGGATGCAGGGACGCGGCAAGGCGTTTACCCGCGCTTGTGCGTAATGCAAGGGACGATTCGTTATTATGGCTACGCGGATGAGACAAGCTCTGAACCCGTCGAAACGCTAACTATCGAAGCCGGACAATTTGGCGTATTCCCCCCAGAAAAATGGCACAGAATCGAAGCGTTATCTGATGATACGCTATTTAACGTGGACTTTTATGTCGATCCAAAAATTTTGATAGAAGGTTGAGGTAAACATAATGACAAGTGAAAATAAAGGCTATTCATTAACACTGTTGAACCGCGAAAATAATGAAAAAAAAGAAAAAGTTTATCTTAAACCGATGGCTTTTTATGTGCCAGATTTCGCTGCAGGTGCAGTCGTGGAATTACTCAACGAGCTACCTTCAACCGGTGAAAATAAAAAAGGATTTTTGCTGACGGTCACGAACAATAATAACGGCGTGTCCGTTGATAAAGATCTCGCTACGATCGAAGAATTAAAAGACAAGACGATTTCAGCTGAAGCAGTAAAAGAGTTGGTTAATATCGTACGTGGCTACGATGCGGATGAAGACACTAACGTCTGCGGCTGGTAAAACCGTATAGCCTCATCATACTTCAAG
The nucleotide sequence above comes from Pectobacterium brasiliense. Encoded proteins:
- a CDS encoding cyclic peptide export ABC transporter, with product MKTSTTKKPAIQLLLSLLFDSRWILAIATIASVTNGISSVLLITLINKALLTHTDDYAPLAWYFAILTVLAIACRILSGVIFARLSQGTMAKMRELISSRVARAPFRQIEELGASRAQSIITDDSTNVSLLFFTLPNIVMQGSIVIGCLGYLAWLSLPIFFLALAIVVIGSLGYSLGGSTAFTSLRAAGQAQDRLFTHFNALFSGAKELKLHVYRAHAFLNQSLGKEIDAVRKNRTRAFGVYAFGVGWILFLFYSFLGLVIFSPTVIPGLESTALAGYVIVFLFMLMPLEGLLNSVPTLNSARVSLRRISAILSELDERDAIDHTVSAHEFGNAETIRLSGVLHSYYREKEDRVFQLGPIDMTLRRGEITFLIGGNGSGKTTLAKLLIGLYTPESGTITVDGHEVVDSNRANYRQLFSAVFSDFHLFESLIGLNDTDSTLDTRANALLAKLHLEHKVTVENGYFSTRNLSQGQRKRLALVVTYLEDRPFYLFDEWAADQDPLFKRVFYQELLPELAARGKAVLAITHDDRFFHLADHCIKLENGRLIADEGNAV
- a CDS encoding DUF1348 family protein yields the protein MESRCTLRHKTASYTSNIQKCVTPTDGHRPPFTLEGAQEKIRLAEDVWNARNPERVSLAYTHHSFWRNRGEFIVRRDEAVLLVVKRHLGVTPLSNQSDPMAKQHYLHQR
- a CDS encoding NAD(P)-dependent oxidoreductase yields the protein MKIALVAPTGKIGSEIAKEALRKGHELIGIVRTPRNAPEALKAVEFKVVDIFDTHAFAEAIKGADVLASAYGAHGDHIDTVTEAAKAIVSAARVAGIKRVIVVGGAGSLEVAPGSKLVDAPYFPEDYRPYGQAHDRAFQIINKASDLEWTFFSPAAEIGPGAKIGHYHVAAKTLQKDTKGQSSISYPDYAEAFVAEIENGNYVKNIMTVAYK
- a CDS encoding LysR family transcriptional regulator, which produces MDRITAMKVFVTVVTHKSQTAAAERLDMSRAMVTRYLAELESWLGARLMHRTTRRFGLTPTGEACLLQCKEVLNRIELLEAESKVDETEPNGLLRITASSWLWQTHLSSALTAYMARYPAVKIDLILGEQRLNLVEDSIDLAIRITSDLEPGLIAKKFATCHTVICASAAYLTRNGTPEHPSDLTAHNCLTHVYSTKFEWQFRHQNELYSVPISGSLSTNEGNVLMDVALQGMGIAKLPLYLAAPHLENGSLIHLLPDYKSHEMGIYGVYTSRQFMSKALRALLDFLSAYFDMPKRQIM
- a CDS encoding flavin reductase family protein, whose amino-acid sequence is MKKNVKLSSFYYGFPVFLVTTIDNDNGEVNVASISSSISLGDKIIIGVTKGSKTYSNLLSGSDVVINIPDYKLWEKVEELGKLTGSDTLSEGQIKWGVQVCHDKFSKVGLHTEASTDITPPRVIECPIQAECKTVSTTDKGRFILVELDIVNVWVESELLGAGDVVDSSKWKPLIYNFREYDTTGDALGFNFKYGH
- a CDS encoding DUF1971 domain-containing protein; amino-acid sequence: MERIVIPANYVHTRTTPFWTKETAPASIWKRHLDAGTRQGVYPRLCVMQGTIRYYGYADETSSEPVETLTIEAGQFGVFPPEKWHRIEALSDDTLFNVDFYVDPKILIEG
- a CDS encoding DUF1869 domain-containing protein, producing MTSENKGYSLTLLNRENNEKKEKVYLKPMAFYVPDFAAGAVVELLNELPSTGENKKGFLLTVTNNNNGVSVDKDLATIEELKDKTISAEAVKELVNIVRGYDADEDTNVCGW